From the genome of Falco biarmicus isolate bFalBia1 chromosome 2, bFalBia1.pri, whole genome shotgun sequence:
CTCTACAGTGGAAAAGATATGATTGATGTGACCTGTAGCTCTcgaaattttgaaagaaaacccCCAGATTCTTGTCATACCTGGTCTTGAACTGACAACTGTTTGGTGTAAAACATAAATGGGAAGTCCTAATTTCCAGCTAAATTTCCAATCCCTGATGATGTAACTCCACTTTAAAGTGGTGGATGCATGTTTGGAGCCAAATCAAAGCTTCATAAAATTCACTGTAATTGTCTCAAAATAGCAATTTGTGCCTCACTTGTGAGTTACACCATACTCAGCCTGTATGTTCTGAAGTCTCAACAAAATGATTGAAGCTGCACAAGAAATACAGGGACACACgaaaataaagaaatcacaaagttaatttttttttagaaatatattttgtaagaaaacagTATTAACATTAACAAGAAAAGTTTATTATACAGTATAAAATAATTGCTTGAATTCAACATGGTtctttaccaaaaaaataaaaaaaaaaaagcctgaggaTTTATATGAAGCCTCAATTCCTACAGATTTGAGTCTTTTGCCTTCTGTGATTCTTACCGCACTGAAGAGCGGGTTTTCCCACCATCACCCTTAGAGCACAGACAAACACTCCTAAAACCTCCCTCACCCCTTCCCCAACAAGTTGCTGTTCCCTGCCCAGATGTGCTCTAAACATCACCTGTAGTACTTTCAGCTCTCCCCTACACCCCACATACCCACCTCTCAGGTTCCACGCACCTACCCCTTTTGGCCAAGCAACTATACAAGCAACAACACCTGTTGCAGCTAGCTAGGAGTCTCCCTGTACTAATTTGTTGCCTAATATGAACAGTGGCCAGCCACTGACAAATAATGTATCATGGCTGAGTCGTTCTCAGCTGTCTGTTCTCATAAAACCTGTAAGAGTATCTCTTAACACTGCCATTCACCTGCCTGAGCTGGCAGAAGCACGCAGAGCTTTCGAAGCTAGAAGGGGAGACAAGGACAGGCAATGCAATGACATAAGCTTCACTTTTTTGGGAAACTAAGCTAAAAAAGTCATTAATTGCAGAATTTACAACTTGCAGATTTTGTTGTAGGAAAATATGCCTGTTCAGTAACTATAAATACCCCTACATTTCAATGGATTATtacatattaatttttaaaatttattttttatttaggtaACGCCAGCTTTGTAATGTCAATTACCCTTGAGGTTTGAAAGGCACCCAGTGACCAGCATTCTGGTGTAATTATTCATGACATCGGTGTGATTCCCCCCCTCCCTATAATACTGACAAGATTAACAGAAATCTATTAagttaaaaagaacaaagataTATATTACATTTGCTAATTGCAAACAACCTCTTTTAGCTGCAATTTTTCCCATTGGGATTAAAAAGTGCACCAGTTTAACATGTCTGTacattaaaaacagtttaaaacattaaatatacaAACAGcaagagattttaaatattttgtatcaaATACTATAGGACaatataatttacttttttttacacaaaacaTTACACCTGAAATATAACTTTAGATattacagaatataaaaatacatactttttgtctaaaaaatgtctttgcagGTTCTGGCACAAAGTAATACTTTAAAGGCACACTGTATTTTGGCAATCTATATTTGCAATTAACTGtgcaacaataataaaaatgacCTGTAATTAACCTTTTAGAACTGCAAGGCCAGATgatctcccttcttcctggaaTAACCCTTTCAATCAGGTAAAAACTTAAGCTGAACTGTTTAGGTGTTCTGCAACTCATTTCTGCCACAGCCTGAACTCTCCAACCCTAATCCAGCAAAGCAAGAACAGGCTTAACTAAGCATGTGAAAAGCCACATCAAATGCATGGGATTAGTCATACTTTTGTAATCTCTGCCATCTCAGGGTCAGAATGCTCAACCCCAAGCAAAACTGAGGCCTAAATGCAAGCTGGGAGCCAAGTTCTTGTCTTGTCCTACGTTTGCACCAAAACTAGTAAAAGTAGCACAGGTCAAAAAGGGCAGAACTCGGAAACAGAAGTTCAATACTAATTGCTCTGATTTCAACTATGCCAATGTGAAAGTTGTAACGGCTGTACCGAAGCCAGTGGAGACATATGAAGTAAAACTGCTATAAGACTGAATCAGAACTATGTAATTTTGCCCTTTATGCATTTGTGGGACTCACGCTGGAGTCTGCACAGGGCAATAACGTGTCTTTAGAGATATATGGCTTATACAGATGCAATTGGGCTGCAAAAGACTTTCAGTTCTGTCTTCAAGTTGTTTCTGGACCACTAAAAACGCAAACAGTTTTCAGCACACTAAGGAAAGATTCAGTCTAAATCCCTAACTTTAAACGCCCCAAAATAAGTTGCTTCCTGTGATGAATCCAGTAGCAATGGGTTTGATACCTGGATACTGATCATTTCaccagattttaatttaaaaaaccctcctacatttacagaataaaaatgaaattctgaattCCCTGACCAGTATTTGGTGCTTCCTCCCTTCATCAACACATCCGAGCGCCTTATTTTAAGGTTTGTTTTAGTCATATACACCATCAGCTGAAGCCCTCTTTTAGTCAGGTTTCCTGAAGTTTCATGATGTCTGAAACAAATGTTAGCATAAAGGTAGTAAAACCCGTCTTGATTAACAATTAGTTTTCCATCATTGAACGTCATATTTGATAGGTTTGCCTGGCCTTTGTCATGATGCCAGGATGTGAGGTTGACTTTGCGAGTTCctgaagagggaagaaaaaaaataattattatttttaaacatttaacaAACCCCAACATTTAGAAAGCAACCTCTGGGTTTTAGAATCAACAGCAACTAGAGTTATATAGCCTAAAGTGAGGATTAGACAGACAATTATAATAGAAATTCGTAAGATACTTTTTTCCATCATGAGCTGCCATATTTGGCTTACTATTTCTACCTGTTTGCCCTGCCACTAGAACATCTGCTGGACCATGGTACAACACACTTCCCCAACAGTTTGGCTACGCTAAGCAATCATGGAAGAAGCTCAGTACAGAAACTGCGTTCCACCTAAAACTTCATTTGAGTAACAAATACTTGAGAggaatttgaaaggaaaaattgctAATGAAAAAACTGCTAATCTTGTTATTAGTCTTTAACTTGTAAATGTTTGTAAGGAATAActaaacaaaatctgaaaagatGTTAAACTGAAAATTCTCCAAAGAGAAACCTTATGAAACCTTCCCAtatttcatgttcttgtgactgTAGTGGTACAAAGGTAAACATCTTCATTTGAGAAACCCccaaaaaagggcaaaaaaagtCAGTATGCTTGTGCATCTTTAGTACTGCACAGTAAGTTGGCTACACTTTAGATAGCACTTCAAGTATTTATGacaaattttttttatgcaaaaacAATGTTTAGATTTAACCCAGTGCTTGCATATACTGGAATAAGGCTCCACAATCTGGTTTAATCATACCCTAGATATGCAGGATAGTGGCCCACAGCACAATCCTTATTCTTTGAGAAGTGTACAAATAGTTACAGCTGGGCAGTCACAGCTGTTCAGGAGGTAAACTCAGATTCTTTGTCTAACACCTTGCAGAAagtcttagaaaaaaatcctctaggAAAACAGATGTGACTCTGgatatattgctttttttttccttttcttatttttattctttttcaagtATCTTAAGTTTCAAACTAGAAGCAATGAGCCGATATGCCATGCGTGGAGGAGAATGGTCCCCTTCAAGCAGTCTTAAACTGGAGATCCacaaatcaggaaagaaaattatcatAATATTCTGCCTCTCCATAGAACATCATGCATGTGAGAATCAAAATACACATGTAACAGTTACTAAATCTGACTATCAAAAAAGATAGATTAATAGAATTAACATATGTAAAGAAGCATTATTGAATTCCTTCTAACACAAAtcctttcagctctgcctgcatGATGATGGCCTGGTAAAGAGGAAGT
Proteins encoded in this window:
- the TNFSF11 gene encoding tumor necrosis factor ligand superfamily member 11 isoform X2, with amino-acid sequence MMRDAENQGTPTEIWCQTKMDPTRISKEHAHCVRTLFGHQENTDLHDTSFENQEAKLIPESCRSMKQALQRAVQKEVQRVMGRAPPRPEKAAMEALGMDLYKRNKPEKLPFAHLIIDDKNIPSGTRKVNLTSWHHDKGQANLSNMTFNDGKLIVNQDGFYYLYANICFRHHETSGNLTKRGLQLMVYMTKTNLKIRRSDVLMKGGSTKYWSGNSEFHFYSVNVGGFFKLKSGEMISIQVSNPLLLDSSQEATYFGAFKVRDLD